In Nicotiana tabacum cultivar K326 chromosome 11, ASM71507v2, whole genome shotgun sequence, a single window of DNA contains:
- the LOC107810044 gene encoding oxygen-evolving enhancer protein 2-2, chloroplastic isoform X1, with amino-acid sequence MASTQCFLHHHALSTPARTPLVRSIVPSLKPNQLLVCRAQKQSAPQEDNVNSVSVSRRLALTVLIGAAAVGSKVSPADAAYGEAANVFGKPKTDTDFQTYNGDGFKLQIPSKWNPNKEVEYPGQVLRFEDNFDATSNVIVAITPTDKKSITDFGSPEQFLSQVDYLLGRQAYSGKTDSEGGFESDAVAIANVLETSSAEVGGKPYYYLSVLTRTADGNEGGKHQLITATVNDGKLYICKAQAGDKRWFKGAKKFVENTATSFSLA; translated from the exons ATGGCTTCCACACAATGCTTCTTGCACCATCATGCATTGTCAACTCCAGCTAGAACTCCCTTAGTAAGGAGTATTGTTCCATCACTCAAGCCTAACCAATTATTGGTGTGCCGTGCCCAAAAACAGTCTGCTCCCCAAGAAGATAATGTCAACAGCGTCTCTGTCTCTCGTAGATTGGCTCTCACAGTCCTCATTGGTGCTGCTGCCGTTGGTTCCAAGGTTTCCCCTGCTGATGCTGCTTATGGAGAAGCTG CAAATGTTTTTGGGAAGCCAAAGACAGACACGGATTTCCAGACATACAACGGAGATGGATTCAAGCTGCAAATTCCATCAAAATGGAACCCAAACAAGGAAGTAGAGTACCCTGGTCAGGTTCTTAGATTTGAAGACAACTTTGATGCCACCAGCAATGTCATTGTCGCTATCACCCCTACTGACAAGAAGTCTATCACTGACTTTGGTTCCCCTGAACAGTTCCTCTCTCAA GTGGACTATCTGCTAGGAAGACAAGCTTACTCTGGCAAAACTGATTCAGAG GGTGGATTTGAATCAGATGCAGTGGCAATTGCAAACGTATTGGAGACATCTAGTGCAGAAGTGGGAGGGAAACCGTATTACTACTTGTCTGTATTGACAAGAACTGCTGATGGAAATGAAGGTGGGAAGCACCAGTTGATCACAGCCACAGTAAATGATGGCAAACTTTATATTTGCAAAGCACAAGCTGGTGACAAGAGATGGTTCAAGGGAGCTAAAAAGTTTGTGGAGAATACTGCCACTTCTTTCAGTCTTGCTTAA